One window from the genome of Vidua chalybeata isolate OUT-0048 chromosome 3, bVidCha1 merged haplotype, whole genome shotgun sequence encodes:
- the BCL2L11 gene encoding bcl-2-like protein 11, with translation MAKQPPEVKARREGGRLPAAEGPGPGAQLRPGAPAALPGAGPVSAAAAARGPPASPGPFATRSPLFIFVRRSPLLPRSSSGYFSFDAERSPAPLSCDKATQTPSPPCQALSHCLSAMASRWQSHSPPEEVQPEIWIAQELRRIGDEFNASYCPRRGFLDHQVGNPQVMILRLLRYIIRLIWRLQ, from the exons ATGGCCAAGCAGCCCCCCGAGGTGAAGGCGCGACGCGAGGGCGGGCGGCTGCCGGCGGCGgaggggccgggcccgggcgcGCAGCTGCGCCccggcgctcccgccgcccTGCCCGGGGCCGGCCCGGTGTCCGCGGCCGCCGCGGCGCGGGGCCCGCCCGCCAGCCCCGGCCCCTTCGCCACCCGCTCGCCGCTCTTCATCTTCGTGCGGAGGTCGCCGCTGCTGCCGCGCTCCTCCAGCGGGTACTTCTCCTTCGACGCCGAGCGCAGCCCCGCACCCCTGAGCTGCGACAAGGCCACGCAGACCCCCAGTCCACCCTGCCAGGCGCTCAGCCACTGCCTCAGCGCCATGG CTTCCCGGTGGCAGTCCCACTCTCCACCTGAAGAGGTGCAGCCGGAAATCTGGATTGCGCAAGAGCTGCGGCGCATTGGGGACGAGTTCAATGCCTCCTATTGTCCACGCAGG GGCTTCTTGGATCACCAGGTGGGAAATCCCCAGGTCATGATCTTGCGCCTGCTGCGTTACATCATTCGCCTCATCTGGAGGCTCCAGTGA